From the Neobacillus sp. PS3-34 genome, the window CGCTTCTATAATGATGATGGTTTCAATGAATATCTATTGTTGTCTGTTTTTTAATTTTTTCTTTTAACTAGTGAACTCTGTTAGATTATTTTTCTAATTAAATTCTAACGTTTATCCCAAAACATTTAGGGTAGTTTTTTTATGAAAGGAGAGAGCTACCAATGTGGAATGCTCCAATGTGGGGGGCAATATCAGGATCCGCAGTGCTTCTTGGTGCATTGTTGTCAATGTTTTTGTCTATCCCTAAAAAAATAATTGGTTTAATCATGGCTTTTGGTACAGGTGTTTTAATTGGTGCCGCATCATATGAACTGCTCGGAGATGCAGTAAAAGATGGAGGTATTACACCAACAAGCATCGGTTTTGTATCGGGTGCTATGGTTTTTACGATTTTTGATTATATAGTTTCAAAGAATGGGGCTTCTAAAAGAAAAAGGTCTGGGCAGAAAGCCACCGAAGGTGGAGGGATTGCAATCTTTATCGGTACCATAATGGATGCTATTCCTGAATCTATTATGATTGGAGCCAGCCTGCTAGAGCACCAATCTGTAAGTTTCCTTCTGGTTATTGCTATTTTTATAAGTAATATTCCGGAAGGTTTATCGAGTACAGTTGGAATGAAAATCAGCGGCTATTCAAACAAAAAGATTTCCCTTCTTTGGATCACAGTCCTTGCTATATCAACTTTGGCATCATGGGGAGGATATTTCATTTTAGATGGGGCTTCAGAAAACGTTATGTCTGGTATTGCTGCTTTTGCTGGTGGAGGTATTATTGCCATGGTCGCTTCGACTATGATGCCAGAAGCATATGAAGACAGTGGCCCTATGACAGGATTAATTGCTGCTCTTGGCCTCCTAGCTTCATTAATCTTGGATCATTTTTCCTAAAATGCAAGAACACACAGTGCATCAGTTGTCAGGCTTTTACTGTTAGTAACGTGCTAAATATGTTTTTAAATGCGGTGTCGGGCTTTAATAAATATT encodes:
- a CDS encoding ZIP family metal transporter, with the protein product MWNAPMWGAISGSAVLLGALLSMFLSIPKKIIGLIMAFGTGVLIGAASYELLGDAVKDGGITPTSIGFVSGAMVFTIFDYIVSKNGASKRKRSGQKATEGGGIAIFIGTIMDAIPESIMIGASLLEHQSVSFLLVIAIFISNIPEGLSSTVGMKISGYSNKKISLLWITVLAISTLASWGGYFILDGASENVMSGIAAFAGGGIIAMVASTMMPEAYEDSGPMTGLIAALGLLASLILDHFS